The following nucleotide sequence is from Populus nigra chromosome 15, ddPopNigr1.1, whole genome shotgun sequence.
aattttttcttataagatatttaaactttaattttatttttatttttttcaggttgATTCGAGTTGAcccaagttaacccgagttaaatCTAGAAACCCGAGACCCAGCCTCTTGGCCAGGTCAACCCCTGAgataggtttaataactatgcttttAATTGATGCGATGAAGATGCTCTAATGGCAAAAAAGCAccagcaacaaaaaaatattttaaaaatatttttttttttaacatagatgtaattgaaataataattttgacaaAGATATAATtgagaataataatttaaaaaaaataaaaattttcattaaaataattaaatcataaattaatcttAACTCTTAGTCCAAACTAGTATCAAATAcaatttctaaataatatattaattataaatctaaaaaacaaaccttaaTAACTAACCCTAAAATCAAATGCTAATGAACAACCATAAAAACAAGCCCtaactaaatataataaaatcttttgttttttatccctttttatcttttgatttgtttagggtttattatcatttcaatccttgaagataaaattcaatcaaaaccccacactaaataataaaattaaaaaataaaagaaaagaaaacccaaaaaaccaaaagatattatatttagttaatatttgtttttaaagttattgattagtgtttcttttttagattAGTGATTAATGttcaaagtttgtttttttgattCAGAATTATGGTTTAAAGTTAGAACATTATGTAGGGTTTGTATTTGAGATTAGTTTAGGGTTAAAGTTACTATTAGTTTGccgtttcattttttttttagtcatctttattaaaattatactatttctaaatatttttttttaacttgagatactagattaatttttttttttaaaaaataatctatccTCCTACCTTACAAAACATTTTCCAAGTCTTTTGGGCTTCAACAATAGCCTCTCTAGAGGTGGGTGTGACTGAAACAAGACTACAAAAATCGTTCGAGCGACTATGGCCCATCTCTCTATCCCAGTTTCAGAAACCACAATTGTTACCAAAATCCAGTCAACTGAGGCTCCCCGTTCTTATATATCCAATTTACCAGCTTTCTCTTTCAGagcctttaaattttttctgcCCATTTAGCATTTCCCTCCACGACACTTGCTTGAGCTAGCATGAAGGggaatatatcaattttcttacgTTAGCAATGTCAAATTTACATGATCACCGATGCAATAATGGCAAGTACCAGATGCCATTAGAGGGAAATGCTACAAAATTAACATTACAAGTTCGGAGTGAACCTCCTAATCTGATTCCACTGAAAGTAACTCGAAGtgtaaaataaacaagaaagaaaactgTTAGGGTACAGGGACCATCGAGAAAAGAATTCACCTCCATTTATCTCTGAGATCCTTCTTCTCGGACAGAACCCATGTCACAAAGATTGCCGCGATAAGTACGAAAATGGTTATGAGCAGCAGAGCATAGCTAAAATCCTCTGTAAGAGAATCATAGGTCCTTGAGGGTGCGAGGCGAGTGAAGAAGAGATCCACACCATATGTAAAGACAAGGGTGGCTGACTCCAGCTTGGCAGGTACTGTCACTATGCCTCGGAGCCCCTCCACTTTAAGGGCATGTGTAACATATGACTGCAAGAAGTAAGAGTCAGATCAGTTTGTGAACGAACTacattaaaaacaatgaaatcatcaaataaaagcATGCAGTTGTAAAAAGTAAGAAACAGCTCCATAATGAGACGAACACGAGTTTCCTGATTCAGCTTGATTTCTGATCTTCTATCATGGGCTGAACTCATGTATCAAGTTAGCTActgtttttgtgtgtgtgtgccCCATTGGTCACcaaatcaaaatcttttaaggaaaaaaaaaccattttgggTAGAAGATAGCAGGAGGAAAACAAGACAGGATCCAACAATGGATCACTTCAAGCTCTAgatgaaaatatatcatttttttttttgtgtacaGACATGATCACTTCGAGGGAAGGTAGATCAAGCAGAAATCTGACAGTGTTCTCTCgaggaaattaaaaattaaactgtgAGACAAAGACCGGAGGGGtaaaggaagagaagaagatatAAGGCAACTCACTTGAGGAATGATAGGCAGTGAATCTGTAAGAGGTAAAATTCCTTCTTCCTTCTCTGATTGTGTGGGGTTAACTGACCGACGAGGGTCAAAGAAACGCTTATCCATTGCCAATACCTGTACAGTATTAAATaacagtaaataaaaataattgaaccaCATATGTTGTCACAAAACAAAGAGGAAACAACAATGGAACCTCCATTTCTAAACAGATTGTAACCAACCTGATCACCAATTGTCCCGATAAGAAGATGCTTCGAAGTGATACCCTTAGCAGTTGACGTAACTGTTATCGCTTTGACAGAATGGGTGAAATAGTAAGATTGTGACTTTGTTGTGACCTCTGGTCGTGAATATGAAGACATAGGTGAAGTGAGATTGTGCTTTCCAAGAACAAGCTTCCAAACATCTTTGTTGTCCTGAATTTCAATTTGCAAAAGTAAACCTGTttagaataagaagaaaaaacaatattgcatAGATTGTAAAGAATGATTACTTACTGCCCGAGACTGGTCATAAATTTCAATAACTGTCATCTCATATCTGTGTGCTCTGAGATTGAAGTAGTGGTAGACAATCCAATTTTCACTAAAAACCtgcaaaaaatgaaaacaaataaggTAATGCGTATCATTTAAAACATGAAGAGTGGAAGGCAAAACCTACTGCATGGACAGGACCCTGTGAGCCATGATGATTCATTCGATGCAATATACGACCAGTAACAGTATCAACAACATAGACGACCAAATGTGATTCTTCTGGTGTGGCTGATCCAATATCTCCACTGGCTTTAGGTGAGACAGTGGCCACAAAAAgcaaattttttgatatatatttgtaCATCACATCTTGATCAGCAACAACTTTTGCTTGTGTATGAACTGCCTGGAGACAAATGCAGAAGGCTCTCAATTAAACATATCATGGGATAGCGTTAGCAGACCAAGATATCCTATTGAAGTTGTGTCTGAAGTTTCAAATGGAACCTTCAGTACAACAAAATTGAATGGTAGAAATTGAGGTTCTGataaagaaacaagaagaaatgGTCTCTACAGAAACTGTGATTTTTAGACCCTAAAAACGTATCAAGGTTGCCTGAAAAACACAGCTTCTAATTCAAAGCCTGAGAAAACCTTTTCGTTAACATAATCCCAACATTTTGTCCGAGGTTAAATGAAGATCCATTATATTTTGCACATAACTAGGTTATTTAGCCAAGAATTCCATATCCTCATAGAACAACTCTAATGCAATATTTGGAAATGATGCTTGCTTGTCTCATTTAAAAGGTTTTCTGTAATCCCAATCAACCTGAAAGTTAAAGACTAACCAGCAAAAGCTGTTAATAAATCGTAAAGTGAATAAATCTTTGAAGACAAAGAAATGgtaatcataaaaaattgacCAAAAACTGAACACTACCTCATTTGAATTTCTTGTTATGGTTGTAATGATCTTTTCCGATTCTGAGGGGAATACAATGGACCATACTTCTCTGGTACCAAAACAATAGTTGTTTGCAACTTCACCATCACAATTGCTCTTCAATCCATGTCCCTTAATAACACCATTATCAGCTTCTACCGAGTACcaataaatgtttgaaaacTCAAGTTGAAAAATGGCAACAGCCTCAGGTGCTCTTGGGTACAAATGTGCCTGTCCACTTGTATCTATTAGTAGATGCAGACGTTGTTCTGTTGAATCTGTGAACTGGAGTGGAATGACTTGTGCAACAGAATGATCAAGACCAAAGGACTTCAGCTCCTTCCCTGTGTAGGTATCAACAAAGGAAAATATTCCTGGTGCATCAGAACTTGGTTTGCACCTGCCAACTACCAGAACAGATGGATTTTCATTCATAGCATGATGATGAGGAACCTGCCACTGATATACATTAATCCCAGTTGGATTTTCACATGCTTCTGATTGCCGTAGAGAGTTCAATAAGAGAGACCAGACAATTCGTCCATCTCCAGTGTGCAAGGCAAAAAGTTTCCCAGATTTAGTGAGAACAATGAGCAGCTTTCGGAATCCATTATGGTCCCTGGTCATTTTACTTTTCTCAGAGCTTCTCAACCTCATGCCTTGTATGGCTGCTACATCCTCAGCACTTGCAAGCATCAATGTACCCTTAACCTTCAGCATGTGTCCCTTGGAACAACAAAATATGATGTGTCAAAATCAGTCTGAAGAAGTCAATGAGAtgaattttcaaacaaaatatgatgTGTCAAAATCAATCTGAAGAAGTCAATGAGAtgaattttcaaacaaaatatgatgTGTCAAAATCACAGAGTCTGTGAAGACGTCTATGAGATGAATCTTCTAACAAAGGAGTGAATATGATAGCAAACAATGATTGCTATGCAACCAGAACAAAAGCAATCTAACAATAATTCAGATCCCTCACTCTACTACTAAATAAAGAAGTTTAAAAATGATTGAGActgagggaggagaaaaaaGTAAGGAATTTCGATTAATATAACCAGAATCTATTTCAAGCCTTGAAAGAGTGATTTTTGGCAATATTGATCTTCAGTAAGCCAGTTAAACTTGTGAGAAATAATCAGATCATACTTTAAGCCATTCGAAGAGGTTCTGCTCCACTTTGGCCACAGATACACCTTTCTTTTCTACAGGAAGTTCTGATGTTGTAACTCCTATTATTGATGCAAGGCCATCCTCCCTACTCCAAACAATCTCACCTTGTTGTAACAGCAACAAAGAATGATCTTCCATCACAATCAAAGCCCTAAATCCATGAGACTTATCAGTCCTGACATAATTGTTCATGAAAACCTTATGGACAAATCCTCTTTGCTGGTTCAGCTTGATTCTCTCTTTTAGCAAATCACTATTCCAGTCATGACCTTGCTTCACATTGAGGTGAATGTCATTGTCTCCATGCTGAACCAATGCAAATGCTTGTCGGTCCTCTGAGAATGAAAGAGCATCACTAATAACTGTTGCATGATTGATTTTGTCAACCACCTCCAACTGACCTTCACTTGACACACTAATAAATGCTGTAGCTGTACTGGTTTTCACAGCAAACAAACCAGTAAGTTTTGAAGGTAATATCACTGCCATCCCTGAGAAATCCTTAACTAGATCTGATACATATGTTTTCTGAAAGCTGATTTCTCCATTCTGAAAACTTATTGTTAACAAAGTTGACCTTGCAGCATCCAGCACCACAAGTTTGGCTTTTGAAACTAAAGAAACTTCCCCGGAAAAGCCACCATCAAAGGCTGCACTGTCATGCTTTAGGAGTTCTCCATTCTTAGCATTGATTTGGTATACATCAAACTGTGAAAAACCAACAAATCCCACCACATATACTGTATTGCTGTCATGGTGCTGAATTACTTCCTGAACCTCAAAACTGCAACCAAGGGGATCACAATAGCATCAATTGCATGATGTGGGTTAGATTGAGAAAACAACATGTGGAACTTAAAACATCAAATTGGACAGACCTTTCAGCAGGAAAATCCACCTTCCAAACAATTTCACCATGCATGCTTGAAATAGCATGGAGACTTCCTTTACCAAAAACAAGGATTGTGTTGTCCTTGTCAACTTTCGTGCTTGTCTGCAGATCAGAAACTTCATTAACAACAGATTCTTTTGAAAATCCTGAAATGCATAACATATGAGGGCAGGTTTGCAAGAATGATAGGAGATTAGGGAAGATATTGTGTTACGAATAGCGACCACAACATAGCAAAAGATAACACTTCAATTGAGGAACTAAACTATGATCCATTGGATGGCTTTTTCT
It contains:
- the LOC133674116 gene encoding uncharacterized protein LOC133674116; the protein is MAMAIRSLLIFLCILSITVPTFSLYEDQAGLMDWHQKYIGKVKHAVFQTQKTGRKRVLVSTEENVIASLDLRHGEIFWRHVLGTNDAIDGIDIAMGKYLITLSSEGSILRAWNLPDGQMWWESFLQGPSDSKSFLFVSTSTKVDKDNTILVFGKGSLHAISSMHGEIVWKVDFPAESFEVQEVIQHHDSNTVYVVGFVGFSQFDVYQINAKNGELLKHDSAAFDGGFSGEVSLVSKAKLVVLDAARSTLLTISFQNGEISFQKTYVSDLVKDFSGMAVILPSKLTGLFAVKTSTATAFISVSSEGQLEVVDKINHATVISDALSFSEDRQAFALVQHGDNDIHLNVKQGHDWNSDLLKERIKLNQQRGFVHKVFMNNYVRTDKSHGFRALIVMEDHSLLLLQQGEIVWSREDGLASIIGVTTSELPVEKKGVSVAKVEQNLFEWLKGHMLKVKGTLMLASAEDVAAIQGMRLRSSEKSKMTRDHNGFRKLLIVLTKSGKLFALHTGDGRIVWSLLLNSLRQSEACENPTGINVYQWQVPHHHAMNENPSVLVVGRCKPSSDAPGIFSFVDTYTGKELKSFGLDHSVAQVIPLQFTDSTEQRLHLLIDTSGQAHLYPRAPEAVAIFQLEFSNIYWYSVEADNGVIKGHGLKSNCDGEVANNYCFGTREVWSIVFPSESEKIITTITRNSNEAVHTQAKVVADQDVMYKYISKNLLFVATVSPKASGDIGSATPEESHLVVYVVDTVTGRILHRMNHHGSQGPVHAVFSENWIVYHYFNLRAHRYEMTVIEIYDQSRADNKDVWKLVLGKHNLTSPMSSYSRPEVTTKSQSYYFTHSVKAITVTSTAKGITSKHLLIGTIGDQVLAMDKRFFDPRRSVNPTQSEKEEGILPLTDSLPIIPQSYVTHALKVEGLRGIVTVPAKLESATLVFTYGVDLFFTRLAPSRTYDSLTEDFSYALLLITIFVLIAAIFVTWVLSEKKDLRDKWR